Within Macellibacteroides fermentans, the genomic segment AACTCTTTGTATGGCTGAGGCTCTTGAGAAGGATGCCGAAATCCACACGTTGGAGATCAATGATGAGATGGAAGATTTTATCCGTAAGTATGTTTCCCAATCGCCGGATAAGGATAAAATCAAGCTTTATTTCGGTGATGCGATGGAGATCATACCGGCGTTGGATGAATCATTCGATCTTGTTTTTATAGATGCCGATAAACGACTTTACTCAGATTATTACGATCTGATTTTTGATAAGTTGCCGGCAGGGGCTTTGATCCTGGCTGATAATACCTTATGGGACGGGAAAGTGCTTGAGCCTCTCCATCCGGCAGATAAGCAAACAGCGGGTATTCTTGCATTTAATGATAAAATAAAAGCTGATCAGAGAGTGGAGAAGGTGATTCTGCCGCTTCGGGACGGACTTACAATGATTTGGAAAAAATAATAATTATGGAAAGTACAAGATTAAATAAAATTGGTCGTTTATTGCAGAAGGAATTAAGCGATATATTTCTGCTTCAGACAAAGGCTATGTCGGGCACTTTGGTATCCGTGAGTGTGGTGCGGGTAAGTCCTGATTTAGGCATTGCACGGGTATATTTAAGTATTTTTCCTTCGGAAAAAGCTCCCGAATTGCTGGAAGCAATCAAGGCTAACACCAAGGCTATCCGCTTTGATTTAGGTCAACGGGTGCATTTACAGTTGCGTAAAATACCCGAACTGACCTTTTATATCGATGATTCACTGGACTATATTGAAAAAATTGATAATTTGTTAAAGAAGTAATCCCCATTGAATTTTCCTTTTTACATAGCCAGAAGATACCTCTTTTCAAAGAAGTCTCACAATGCCATCAATATTATTTCGATGGTATCTGTTTGCGGTGTAGTAGTTGCAACCATTGCTTTAGTCTGCGCCCTGTCTGTGTATAATGGATTCAATGATCTGGTATCTACTTTATTCAGCAGCTTTGATCCTGAATTAAAGATCACTCCCCGAACAGGAAAGGTCTTCGATCCGCAAGACAGTCGGATTGAGAAGGTGAAAAAATTACCTTCATTAGACGTATGGTGTGAAGTCCTGGAAGATAATGCCTTGGTGCGTTATGATAACAGGCAGGTGGTTGCCGTTGTAAAGGGGGTTGATAAAAGTTTTGAGCAATTGGCGTCCATCGACAGTGTTTTGGTTGATGGTAATTTTATTTTACAGGATGATGTGGTTGATTATGCTATTCCAGGTATAGGGATGGCTTCAGCTCTTGGTGTAAATGCAGGTTATCTTTCGCCTATGGAGTTCTATGCACCCAAAAGAGATGAAAAAGTAAATCTGTCAAATCCTGCAACCTCATTTCAGGTTTCGTATGCATATGCCGGAGCAGTTTTCTGCATCAATCAACAAGTGTACGACGAAAATTATATTTTGGTGCCCATTTCTTTGACACGCGAACTATTTAAATACGAAACAGAAGTCTCCTCTATCGAGATTAAGCTGCATCCGTCTTCCAACTTTTCTTCCGATAAAGACGAAATCACATCCATTCTAGGAAAAGATTTCATTGTTCAAGACCGATTCGAACAGCAGGAAGCATCTTATAAAATGATGCAGATAGAAAAATGGATGACCTTCTTAATTCTAAGCTTCATTCTGGCAATTGCCCTTTTTAATGTGGTGGGTTCGTTGTCGATGCTTATGATCGAAAAACAGGAAGATGTAAAGACTTTACGCAATATGGGTGCTAACGACGCGCTCATCTCCCGGATATTTCTTTTCGAAGGCTGGATGATTGCTGGCTTTGGCGCATTGATAGGTATCTTGATCGGTATTATTCTTTGCCTGATTCAACAAGAATTCGGTTTGCTTAAACTGGGGCAGACTACAGGAGCCTTTATCGTTGATGCATATCCGGTACGGGTTGCATTAAGTGATGTAATTACTGTTTTTATTACGGTTGTTACTATAGGTTTTATAGCCGCATGGTATCCGGTACATCATCTGGGTAAGAAATGGTTTGTCAGATAAAACTTTTATTTACTAACTTTGTATTAGTAAATAAAATATAAGATGCAGATCATACCAAAAAGCAAAAATGCCTTAAGGCGTAGTATTCTCCTCTATAGACGTGTCCGCTATCGAAAAGGATATGGTGTACATTCTCCGTTTGTTTACAATCTGATTACTAAAGTTATTGAAGAGTCAGGTCATTTCTATTTACTGGATGATATTGCGTTGACACGTTTAAAACTTCAGTACAGAGAGGAGCTGGTCTCTTATCCTGATAAGAAAAAAAAGGGGGCGATTGTCCAAAAGACCCTCGGACAGCTGGTTCAGAAAAGGGCTATTTCTCCTAAACAGGGTGCATTGTTGTTCAAAATCGTCAATTACTTCAAACCGGTTCATATTTTACAGATAGGGACCAATATGGGGCTGTCCACTCTTTACCTCACTTCTTACGCTTCCGGGTTACAGTGTATTGCATTAGAGAGTAATCCGGCTTTTGCATCTGTTGCACGTGAGACCTTTAAACAGGCCCGGAATCCGATTGATCTGAGAGAAGGCGATTATACCGATCTGCTACCCAAGGCCCTTGAAGATATGGAAGCTGTGGATTTTGTTTATTTTAATATGCAGGATGATGATATTTGTTGTTCCTCGTTGTTTAATAAATGTGTGGAGCAGACTCATCAAAATTCAGTCTTTGTTTTTAAAGGGATTAAATCGTCTTCCAAGATGAGAATTGCCTGGAAAGAAATCTGTTCGCATCCGAAAGTTACAGTCACTATGGACCTGTATGCTTTGGGTATAGTTTTTTTTAATGACAAGCTGCATAAACGTAATTATATAACCTACTATTGATATCAAGATTATGGCAACTAAAAAAAGTTTGATATATACTGGAACAGGAGATAAAGGAACTACCTCTCTGGTGGGTGGCGAACGTGTTTCTAAAACGCATCAGCGACTGGAAAGTTATGGCACAATAGACGAACTGAATTCTTTTATCGGTTTGTTGGTTACTTCACTGGAGGATCAGCTGGATAAAGATTTTCTATATTTTATTCAGCATAAATTATTTAGTGTAGGTTCTTATCTGGCAACCGACCAGCAAAGTACAGAGTTGAAAATAGAAAGCCGTATTACCCCTGAAAGTATCGTCCGGATTGAAAATGAAATCGATCGGTTGGATGCAGGAATACCGGTTATGCGAAACTTTGTTCTTCCGGGAGGATGCCGTTCCGCCTCTTTGGCACATGTATGCCGGACTGTTTGCAGAAGGGCTGAAAGACAGATATACAAATTAACAGAAACTGACCCGGTAGAGGAGCCGGTTTTGATTTTTGTGAACCGTTTATCCGACTATTTGTTCGTTTTAGCACGAAAAGAGTGTATAATTAACGATGGAAAAGAAATAATTTGGGATTATACTTGCATCTAAGAAATATAGTTCTATTTTTGCGGGAAATTGAAAATTAGAACTAACTTTTTGGTAACTATTAATACTTTATAACTATGTATTGGACATTGGAACTAGCTTCAAAACTAGAAGACGCACCCTGGCCTGCAACAAAGGACGAGTTGATTGATTATGCACAGCGTTCTGGTGCGCCGTTGGAAGTAATTGAGAATTTGCAAGAAATGGAAGATGAAGGCGAAATCTATGAATGCATGGAGGATATCTGGCCTGATTATCCAAGTAAAGAGGATTTCTTCTTTAATGAGGAAGAGTATTAATGTTTTTTTAAATACATTGGAGGCAGTAAGGAAATACTTACTGCCTTTTCTGTTTTTTATGCCTATGTACAATTTATTTCCATTTTTGCAGTTACAATAATCGTACTATGCATAAAGTAAGAATGAGAAGGCTTTTTCTGCAATTAATCATATTGTTGGGTGGAATGAATGTCGCTTTTGGACAATACGATGCCCAATTCAGTCAGTATTGGATGGCGATGGGATACTATAATCCTGCCGTTGCCGGTAATACGGACAATATCAATCTATTTGCTTTGCACCGCCAGCAATGGATCGGTATTGAAGGAGCTCCCAAATCCTTTTTTGTTTCAGCCGATATGCCGTTAACTTTTGGTAAAACCACCCATGGGGTCGGGGTGGTGGGCTTTACAGAAACAATCGGTCTGTTTCAGAATACCCATGTTTCGGCTCAATATGCATATAAGAAAAAACTATTCGGAGGGATTCTCAGCATAGGTATACAGGCAGGCATGGTTAATCAAAGTTTCGACGGAACAAAGGTGGATATCCCTGAAAGTGAATTTCATACAGGTACGGATGAAGGAATACCCAATACCAAGGTTGAGGCCATGGTTCTTGATTTAAATGCAGGTATATATTACAGCCATAAAGACTTTTATGCAGGAATTGCATCGACACATATTTCCGAACCGGAACTGGCGCTTACTGAAAATGTCTACAGCTATATAGGCAGGGCGTATAATTTAACCGGAGGATACAATATTCAACTAAGGAACCCGTTGTATGAATTGCAACCGTCTGTATTCATGAAGACTGATATGCAATCGTTTCAGACTGATATTACGGCCCGGTTAGTTTATAATAAAATGTTTAATGGCGGACTATCCTGGCGGGTGAATGAATCGGTGGTCCTTTCAATTGGGGCTCTTATCGGTGGATTTCAGGTGGGGTATGCTTATGATTTCCCGACATCTGCCATATTGAAGGGAAGTACCGGCAGCCA encodes:
- a CDS encoding O-methyltransferase; the encoded protein is MQIIPKSKNALRRSILLYRRVRYRKGYGVHSPFVYNLITKVIEESGHFYLLDDIALTRLKLQYREELVSYPDKKKKGAIVQKTLGQLVQKRAISPKQGALLFKIVNYFKPVHILQIGTNMGLSTLYLTSYASGLQCIALESNPAFASVARETFKQARNPIDLREGDYTDLLPKALEDMEAVDFVYFNMQDDDICCSSLFNKCVEQTHQNSVFVFKGIKSSSKMRIAWKEICSHPKVTVTMDLYALGIVFFNDKLHKRNYITYY
- a CDS encoding FtsX-like permease family protein, producing the protein MNFPFYIARRYLFSKKSHNAINIISMVSVCGVVVATIALVCALSVYNGFNDLVSTLFSSFDPELKITPRTGKVFDPQDSRIEKVKKLPSLDVWCEVLEDNALVRYDNRQVVAVVKGVDKSFEQLASIDSVLVDGNFILQDDVVDYAIPGIGMASALGVNAGYLSPMEFYAPKRDEKVNLSNPATSFQVSYAYAGAVFCINQQVYDENYILVPISLTRELFKYETEVSSIEIKLHPSSNFSSDKDEITSILGKDFIVQDRFEQQEASYKMMQIEKWMTFLILSFILAIALFNVVGSLSMLMIEKQEDVKTLRNMGANDALISRIFLFEGWMIAGFGALIGILIGIILCLIQQEFGLLKLGQTTGAFIVDAYPVRVALSDVITVFITVVTIGFIAAWYPVHHLGKKWFVR
- a CDS encoding cob(I)yrinic acid a,c-diamide adenosyltransferase produces the protein MATKKSLIYTGTGDKGTTSLVGGERVSKTHQRLESYGTIDELNSFIGLLVTSLEDQLDKDFLYFIQHKLFSVGSYLATDQQSTELKIESRITPESIVRIENEIDRLDAGIPVMRNFVLPGGCRSASLAHVCRTVCRRAERQIYKLTETDPVEEPVLIFVNRLSDYLFVLARKECIINDGKEIIWDYTCI
- a CDS encoding PorP/SprF family type IX secretion system membrane protein; translated protein: MHKVRMRRLFLQLIILLGGMNVAFGQYDAQFSQYWMAMGYYNPAVAGNTDNINLFALHRQQWIGIEGAPKSFFVSADMPLTFGKTTHGVGVVGFTETIGLFQNTHVSAQYAYKKKLFGGILSIGIQAGMVNQSFDGTKVDIPESEFHTGTDEGIPNTKVEAMVLDLNAGIYYSHKDFYAGIASTHISEPELALTENVYSYIGRAYNLTGGYNIQLRNPLYELQPSVFMKTDMQSFQTDITARLVYNKMFNGGLSWRVNESVVLSIGALIGGFQVGYAYDFPTSAILKGSTGSHELMIRYKLKLTKTKTGKNKHKSVRIL
- a CDS encoding O-methyltransferase, with the translated sequence MTKEIESYILSHSDEEGSLLAALNRDANVNLLRPRMLSGHLQGRILKMFCRMLKPKRVLEIGTYTGYATLCMAEALEKDAEIHTLEINDEMEDFIRKYVSQSPDKDKIKLYFGDAMEIIPALDESFDLVFIDADKRLYSDYYDLIFDKLPAGALILADNTLWDGKVLEPLHPADKQTAGILAFNDKIKADQRVEKVILPLRDGLTMIWKK
- a CDS encoding DUF2795 domain-containing protein, which produces MYWTLELASKLEDAPWPATKDELIDYAQRSGAPLEVIENLQEMEDEGEIYECMEDIWPDYPSKEDFFFNEEEY
- the rbfA gene encoding 30S ribosome-binding factor RbfA, which gives rise to MESTRLNKIGRLLQKELSDIFLLQTKAMSGTLVSVSVVRVSPDLGIARVYLSIFPSEKAPELLEAIKANTKAIRFDLGQRVHLQLRKIPELTFYIDDSLDYIEKIDNLLKK